Below is a genomic region from Helicobacter pylori.
TCACATCATAGGGCCGTTCATTAAAAATAAAAGCGTTTTTTTCTAAATCAGCGTTTAAAACCAATTTTGCACGCTTATCAATGTGTTTTTGAATGGAATAGCGTTTGAATAAATTAGGCAAAATAAACGCTACAATAGGTGCTTCGTTTAAAGATTTGTTTAAAAAATCTAGAGCTAATTTCCCTCTATGCCCAAAAGGAGGGTTGCCAATAATAATACGCTTTTTGTTAAACTCAATCAATTCCAACAGATAATCTTTTTTTTGAATGCCTTGAGCTTTAGGGGCAATATCAAGGGCGTCCCAATCAGCAATCCCTAATCCTTTTAATGCATCAACAAAGCTCCCACTCCCTGCACTTGGCTCTAAAAAATGGAATGCGTTTAAGTCTAGCCCTAGATTTTGATTGATGAGATCTTTTAATAAATCCAAACAAAATCGTGCGATTTTGGGGTGGGTGTAAAAAGCGTCTAAATTCTTTTGCAAGATAGTATTACTAACCATTTTAATCCCATTTTAATTGAAATCAAACCCGCCCGCTTCGCCTAAACTCATGCTCTCATAAGCCGCATTTACATAGCTGTTGCGGATCTCGCAATTCAAAACCTTCTCGCATTTCAAGCAACTCGCTACTTGCTTTTCTTCTTGGCATGCTTGCAATTTCAAAAGAGCGTCATTAAAACGCTCTTCGTATTCTAATTTTTTAGCGCTATTTGGCATCATTCTCCCTTTAAATGTTTTTCTAAAATTTGAGCTTCATGCGGACTAGCTAAATAGCATTCGCTTTTTTCATGGTAATTTTCTACGCTTTGCTCTAGCAAACGCTTTTTAACCCCCTTATCAAAATAAAACGCTTCCCCTTTAGCTTTTTCAATGATCAAGGCTAAAGGAAAGACTTCAAAAAGCTTTCGTAATTTCTTTTGCGGGTAGGAAAACATTCCGCCTTTTTTAATGAGCACATGATGGACATCAGCCACCATAGATCCTGAGTATCGTAAGCGGTAATTTTCTGCAAAAAATCCTTCCAAAGCCTTTTTCAAGCCCGAAGAAAAATCCTTTTGATTGCCTCCGCTAGCGACGATTTTACCCTTATTTTCTAAAACGATGGTTTCTATAAAATGGAACTTGTTTTGATAAAAAGCGTAACGATAAACTTCTTCTAAAGCCACCACTAATTCAATTTTATGCCCAAAAACCACATAAAGGCTTGCGACTAGATTTTGCGCCTTATAATCCTTTTCATAAACCCCTATAATCGTGCCTACTAAGAAATTCGCCTCCATCACTGAACTCCCGTCTAAGGGATCATAAGCGATCAAATAAGAGCCGTTTTCTTTAGTAACGGGCGTTTCTTTTTCTTCGCTAAAAACGCTTTTGATGTTTTCTAAACTCAAAAAATTTTCTTCTAAAAATTTGTCTAGGGCTAAATCCGCTTTAATGGGCGTATCCCCGCTGCTGTTTTCTAACTTAGTGTAACTCCCAGCGTCTGGCTTTTCTAAAATTTCTTGGGCTTTTTTAACCCCTTTTTCTAAAAGACTGATGATTTCTATAACGATGTTTGCATGCTTGCCTTTAAAATGTTTGTAATCCATAAAAACCCTTTTATGATTTGATTAAAGATGCTAATATTTTACTTTAAAACATTAAAAATAGGGAAGTATTTTGAAAGTAGCTCCGAGCCTTTTGAGCGCTGATTTTATGCATTTAGCCAAAGAGATAGAGAGCGTGAGTAACGCTGATTTTTTGCATGTGGATGTGATGGATGGGCATTATGTGCCTAATTTAACCATGGGGCCTGTAATTTTAGAGAATGTTACTCAAATGAGCAAAGTGCCTTTAGATGTGCATTTAATGGTAGAAAATGCGAGCTTTTTTGTAGAATTGTTCGCTCCTTTAAAACCGCAAATCATCAGCATTCATGCAGAAAATGAAAAGCACCCCCACAGGGTGTTGCAACTCATTAGAAATTCAGGCATCACACCAGGCATTGTCCTAAACCCCCACACGCATGAAGAAAGTATTAAATACTTGCTAGAAAGCGTGGAGTTAGTGCTTTTAATGAGCGTGAATCCGGGCTTTGGTGGGCAGAAGTTTTTAGATCTGGTGCTAGAAAAGTGTTTGAAAGTTAAAGAATTGATCAAACGCTACAACCCTAGCTGTCTTTTAGAAGTGGATGGGGGCGTGAATGATACAAATATCTTTAAACTCCAACAAGCGGGCGTGGATGTGGTGGTTTCAGGGAGTTATATTTTTAAATCCAAAGATCGTAAGCTGGCTATTGAAGGCTTACAGAATGTCAGACAGCCTCTTGCATAAAGACATTCAAGCCCTAATCGCTCGCTTAAAGCACCAGGATTTAAGCTTGGGCATGCTAGAAAAATCGCTCTCTCGCCTTATTTATGATGAAATCAATTTGGAATATTTAAAAGCGTGCGGGCTTAATTTCATAGAAACGAGTGAAAATTTAATCACGCTCAAAAACCTTAAAACCCCCCTTAAAGATGAGGTTTTTTCCTTCATTGATTTAGAAACCACCGGCTCTTGCCCCCTAAAACATGAGATTTTAGAAATTGGAGCCGTGCAAGTGAAGGGAGGGGAAATCATCAATCGTTTTGAAACCCTTGTGAAAGTCAAAAGCGTGCCTGATTATATCGCTGAACTTACAGGCATCGCTTATGAAGACACCCTAAACGCCCCAAGCGTGCATGAAGCTTTGCAAGAATTGCGGCTTTTTTTAGGCAGTAGCGTGTTTGTAGCCCATAACGCTAATTTTGATTACAACTTTTTAGGGCGTTATTTTGTGGAAAAATTGCATTGCCCCTTATTGAATTTAAAGCTTTGCACTTTGGATTTATCCAAACGAGCCATTTTGTCCATGCGTTATTCTTTGAGCTTTTTAAAAGAGCTTTTAGGGTTTGGCATAGAAGTCAGCCATAGAGCCTATGCGGACGCTTTAGCGAGCTATAAGCTCTTTGAAATATGCTTATTAAACCTGCCCAGTTACATCAAAACGACGATGGATTTGATTGATTTTTCCCAATGTGCTAACACCTTGATCAAAAGACCCCCAAGAGCCAGATACCAAGAGGCTCCACCGCCATTTTCTCTTTTTGAGAGGACAAAGGGCTTGTTCAATATCATAAAAGCAACCAGTTAAACGAACGCTGTTTAAGTGGGTTTGATTAGGGGTGAAATTTTAACATATCCATTTGATACTTTTGAATGTTGCCTAGTATTTTAATCTTATCTGCTACTTCGCACTCATCGTATATCTTTTTGTATTCTTGTATGATATTGACTTCATCGTTGTTTTTATTATCCATGCTCATAGTATGATTATACTAAAATAATTAGGTTGTGGTATAGTTCGGTATCGTTTGTTTTTTAAAGCAAGGAAGCCCCTTATAAAATAGGGGTTTTTTTGTGGATTATTTTTTAGCTTGTTTTAGCTTGGTTACTTCTTGCTGTAGCTTTTTAATACGGTTTTCTAACAATACCACTTTTGCGACTATGGAATACATATCCGCATTGGCTTGCTGTAGTTGTTCGTGGTTCTTTTTAATCTCATTGGTCATCATTACCATAGCATTCATTACCCCTTTTATTCTTTTATCTGTATTGATAATGGCCTCAATAATTGTTTTTTTGTAAATGGGCTCACCCTCTGTTGTATAACCAAAAATATAATCGCTAGCAAACGCTAACGCCCCCATTACTACTAAACCTAAACAAATCGCTTTAATTTTATTTCGTTCTCCTCCACTGTTGTTTTGCTCTCTTTTGCTACACAAGCTAAATTAGTGCCTAAATAGTCTTTCCATATTAACATGCGGTGTTGCTCGTAATAAATTAGCCATTGTGTTTTCCTTTGCTTATAATTTAACTTTAATCACATAGCAGTCTTTAAAGATTGTCTGCGTTGGATTATTCGTATCAAATACGATCTGCCTACCCTCCACTACATTGCTTCGTAACGATACTTTTTGTGAGCCAAAACTTTCCACGCCAGTCGTTTCTAAAGTGTAGCATTGATTGGTTTTATTCCAACTAATAAATTGCCTACTCCCTTGATTTATAAAACTTAAATCGCATGGTAAGAACACTTCCACGCCACTGCCAATTTCGGCTACATAGGTTGTCTGTGTTGGGCGTAAAGCTTTATTTTCATTTGTAGCAAGATTACCAATAAAAATACCATTTAGAATCTCATTTGTTTCTGTAGGCGTTTCACTAATCTCTAATATGTTTTGATCTATTCTTGCCAAACTGCTTTTTAGTGTGGCACTGATTTTAAGTGTTATTGGTTGCCCTACTAGCAAAGTTTCACTAGTATTATTGACTGCAGTGAGTAAATTATCTAAATATTTTTGATGCGTTAAGAAACCTGCGATTGGTTTATTAGTTATCTCTGAATTAAAATGCCAATTATAGTTAGTTGTCGCATTAAAATTAAATCCCATATTTTACTCCTTTTAAATTTTTTTCAAGGCTTATGCTATCTCTAAATCTTACCCATCCATTTACATTAGCATAGCGTTTGCTTTGTATCTTTTTTTCGTAGCCTTTTTCGCTCTCGT
It encodes:
- a CDS encoding SAM-dependent methyltransferase, encoding MVSNTILQKNLDAFYTHPKIARFCLDLLKDLINQNLGLDLNAFHFLEPSAGSGSFVDALKGLGIADWDALDIAPKAQGIQKKDYLLELIEFNKKRIIIGNPPFGHRGKLALDFLNKSLNEAPIVAFILPNLFKRYSIQKHIDKRAKLVLNADLEKNAFIFNERPYDVKCVFQIYMHKNIALNLKDERIIAPPKIRHNDFITYIHNNTPHTLKYFNKEKYQWDFAVVRQGFYDYNEKITNANLLIKNRQYFFIKAHSKEALMIIHKIDFNKLAHKNTQVLGFSTYDFVEEYCKLKEMHA
- a CDS encoding class 1 fructose-bisphosphatase, whose translation is MDYKHFKGKHANIVIEIISLLEKGVKKAQEILEKPDAGSYTKLENSSGDTPIKADLALDKFLEENFLSLENIKSVFSEEKETPVTKENGSYLIAYDPLDGSSVMEANFLVGTIIGVYEKDYKAQNLVASLYVVFGHKIELVVALEEVYRYAFYQNKFHFIETIVLENKGKIVASGGNQKDFSSGLKKALEGFFAENYRLRYSGSMVADVHHVLIKKGGMFSYPQKKLRKLFEVFPLALIIEKAKGEAFYFDKGVKKRLLEQSVENYHEKSECYLASPHEAQILEKHLKGE
- the rpe gene encoding ribulose-phosphate 3-epimerase, producing the protein MKVAPSLLSADFMHLAKEIESVSNADFLHVDVMDGHYVPNLTMGPVILENVTQMSKVPLDVHLMVENASFFVELFAPLKPQIISIHAENEKHPHRVLQLIRNSGITPGIVLNPHTHEESIKYLLESVELVLLMSVNPGFGGQKFLDLVLEKCLKVKELIKRYNPSCLLEVDGGVNDTNIFKLQQAGVDVVVSGSYIFKSKDRKLAIEGLQNVRQPLA
- a CDS encoding 3'-5' exonuclease, with amino-acid sequence MSDSLLHKDIQALIARLKHQDLSLGMLEKSLSRLIYDEINLEYLKACGLNFIETSENLITLKNLKTPLKDEVFSFIDLETTGSCPLKHEILEIGAVQVKGGEIINRFETLVKVKSVPDYIAELTGIAYEDTLNAPSVHEALQELRLFLGSSVFVAHNANFDYNFLGRYFVEKLHCPLLNLKLCTLDLSKRAILSMRYSLSFLKELLGFGIEVSHRAYADALASYKLFEICLLNLPSYIKTTMDLIDFSQCANTLIKRPPRARYQEAPPPFSLFERTKGLFNIIKATS